A single genomic interval of Chitinophaga sp. 180180018-3 harbors:
- a CDS encoding YraN family protein, protein MENHISLGKQGEIIARAYVAQYCKILHVNWKSGKREIDIIAEKNGHLFFIEVKTRNTNRFGWPEEAVNGRKQEHIRSVATDYLHHFNLSPATIRFDIIAITFQEKEYELVHFRDVF, encoded by the coding sequence ATGGAAAACCATATAAGCCTTGGTAAACAAGGCGAAATAATTGCCAGGGCCTATGTTGCCCAATACTGCAAGATCCTGCATGTAAACTGGAAGTCAGGGAAACGGGAAATAGATATTATTGCCGAAAAAAACGGACACCTGTTTTTCATCGAAGTAAAAACCCGTAACACTAACCGCTTTGGCTGGCCGGAGGAAGCCGTAAACGGCCGTAAACAGGAACATATCCGTAGTGTAGCCACCGATTACCTGCATCATTTCAACCTGTCGCCCGCAACAATCCGATTCGATATCATCGCTATCACATTCCAGGAAAAAGAGTATGAACTGGTGCATTTCAGAGATGTCTTCTGA